The DNA segment TTTCATGTTTCGAGTTCTGAGTTTCAAGCCCTCACCCCCAGCCCCCTCTCCCGTCGCCTTCGGCACAGGAGAGGGGGAAGTTCGGTTCTTGGTTCTTGGTTCTCCGTCTGTTCTTTGTTCTTTGTTCTTTCGCGTATTTCCTTCGCCGCCAAACACTACACCTTCTGCACCACGGCGCGGCCAAGCAAGCCCTGCGGCCTGACCAGCAGCATGATAAAGAGCAGCGCGAACGCGACCGCGTCTTTATACGCGACGTACTGCGCCGGAACGAACGACTCGGCCAGGCCGATGATGAAGCCGGCCAGCACCGCGCCCGGAATATCGCCCAGGCCGCCCAGCACGATCACTGCCAGGCCCTTCAGCCCGAACGCGATGCCGAAGTACGGCCCCGCGATGCTGACGCTCATCCCGACCAGCGTGCCAGCGATCCCGCCCAGGAAGCCGCTCAGAAAGAACGTCAGCAGGATCAGCCGATCGGTGTTGATGCCGAGCAGGCTGGCAGTCGTGGCGTCCTCGGAGACTGCCCGCAGCGCACGACCGACGTTGGTGCCGTTGATCAGATACGTCAGCAAGACCACGATCACCATCGAAACCGCGAAGATAATGATCTGGACCGTGCGCACCGGCACTGGACGAGTGTCGCTGCCGAAGTTGATCGCGACCGGCAGGCCGCCCAGGATGCGCGCCGGAAAGGTGTAGATCTCCGCGCCGACCAGATATTGGATGAGATTGACGATCGCCACGGCCACGCCCAGGCTTGACACTAGCGTCAGCAGCGGATCGGCACCGCGCGCGCGCAGCGGACGAAAGGCCAGCCGCTCCACGACCACGCTGCACAGGCCGGCCAGGATCGCGCCCAGCAGCAGGGCCACCGGAAACGGCAGACTGATCGGCACAGCCAGATTCGCCAGCACGCCATTGAAGCCGAAGCGCGAGCCGATCAGCACATAGGTGAAGTATGCGCCCAGCGTAAAGACCGCGCCGTGAGCAAAGTTGATAATGCGCAGGATCGAGAAGACCAGTGTGTAGCCCAGAGCAAAGATCGCGTACACGCCGCCGATCGCCAGGCCGTTGAGGATTTGTTGCAAGAGCAGGGTTATGTTCATGGCAGATCCCATCGCCAGCAAACGAGCGCAGCCGCGCTCAATCGGTAAGCGAGGCAGGAGCGCAGCGCTCCCACCTCAGGCAGCGAATCGGGCTATTTGACAAAGACGAACGTACCGTTGGTGCCGTCGGGGTCCATCTTGATCTGAGCGACGTAGAACTGCTCCTGGTTGATCTCGCCTTCGGGAGTGAACGAGATCTTGCCCAGCGGCGTCTCATACGATCCCTTCAAGATCTGCTGGTTGAGCTGGTTGCGCAGATCGGCCAGCGCCAGCGAGCTGAGCGGCGAGGTCGTATCCAGCTCGCGCAGCGCCTCGACCACCACCTGCACACCGGCAAACGCCTGCGCGCTGAACTGCGGCGGCTCCTTGGTCTGCTTTGCTTTATAGGCCGCGCGGAACTCGTTATTGATCTCGTTTGCGGTTTCGTAGCTGTACGCCTGCGCGATCAGAATGCCGTCGCACTGCGCGCCGCAGACCGGGAAGATATTCGCCGTGTTCAAGCCGTTGCCGCCGACGATCTGCCCCTTGTAGCCGAGATCGCGCAACTGCTTGACCAGATTACCGCCGTCGGCTGCCAGACCTGAGATGATCACCAGATCGGGCTGCGCCGCCAGCGCGTTCGTCACCTGGGCGGTGAAATCGGTATCGGTCGTCTGGAACTGCTGCACCGTCACCAGATCCAGCTTGAAGGTATCGGTGACAGCCTGCTGGAACGTCACCGTCTCCGACTTGCTGAAGGCATCGTTCTGGGCGAAAAAGACCGCGACCTTTTTGATGTTCGGGTTGGCGTCGAGCGCGGCTTTGACCGCGTTGGGCGCGACGACCGCCACCGGAGCCGAGACACGCGCGATATACTCGCCGATCTGTGGAATGCCCTTGGCGGTGTTGGATGGCGCGAGCACCGGCACCTTGGCCTGCTCGGCAATCGGATCGGCGGCAAACGCCTGCTGCGAGAGCGTCGGTCCCACGATGGCTACGACCTGATTGTTGTTGATCAGCGTCTGGAACGCATTGATCGCGCCGGCCTCATCGCCGCTGGTATCCTGAAAGATCAGCTTGATCGGGCGACCATTCACGCCGCCGCGCTCGTTGAAAAACTCCTCGGCGATCTGCGCCCCGACCACCTGCTCCTGGCCCAGCAGCGCGACGTTGCTGGTCTGCGCCACGGCAACACCGATCGGAATCGGCTCGCCGGAAGCCGTGGTCCCGCCCGTGGTGGCAGCGGGCGCGGCGCTCGTGGCGGGCGAGCCGCTCGCGGCGGGCGCGGCGCTGGCAGCAGGCGCGGCGCTGGCAGCAGGCGAGCCACTCGCGGCAGGTGAGCCGCCGGTAGTGTCTGTGCCGGTCTGTGGAGCGCTACCGCAGCTTGCTAGCAGTGCCATGGCAACGACCAGCAACATCAGCCGGTACACAAAACGAAACATCTGAGTACCTCCTCCTGAGTAAAGGCATGGCCTGCGATTGTAGCACCGCTGTAGAGCGAGGGTCAACTGGCAACGCTCGATCCCACGGCATTCATTCAAGCGGCAATTCCGTGGCGGAATCGTCACCCGGCATAGTCGAACGTTCTCCTTGTGGATCTGCTCGCTACGGTACGCTGCACAAGGAATCGGCGCGCAGCCGTTTCGTCGCGCGGCCTGGCCGATTGATTGGGAAAGAGAGATAGACGATGGAGATCGTTCGTACCTGGATGAGGCAGCCAGCGATTGTTGCGCTGGACTGGAAACGACGACGCTGCCCGCCGCCCGGCACTTGATGCAGGAGCGACATATCCGGCGCTTGCCTGTCGTCAACGCCGCCGGAGAGCTGGTCGGCATTGTCACTGAGGGCGACATCGGCAAGATCTCGGCAGCGCCCGCCACCGATGTACGCGACTATAATCTATATCACCGTGCGGCGGATCTGCCGCTGCGCGACTTTATGACCCGCGAGGTCGTGACGGTGACGCCCGACACGCCGATCACGACCGTCGCGACGCTGCTGCGCGACCACCGCATCGGCGGTGTGCCGGTGCTGCGAGGACGGCGGATCGTCGGCGTGATCACCGCGAGCGACCTCTTCTGCTACCTGATCGCTGGACAGGATCTTGAGGTCCAAGAGGTTGCGGCGATATGACCGGTTAGTGATTGTTCGGTAGGGGCGTGATGATGGTGTTTGAACACATCTTTGGAAAAAGGGCGGTAGAGGCGTATTGCATACGCCCCTGCGCGTGATGAATCACACACCTGCGATCCGAATCCCGGTATAGCGCGGGCTGAACGCTCTTGGCCTAGACGTGGACGGCCTTCACCACCAGCACAGGCACCGGGCTCTGGCCTAAAATATCCTTGGTGACATCTTCCAGCAGCAGCCGCTCGACCAGCGTCTGCGATCGGTGCGCGCCGATCACCAGCAGATCGTACTGGCCCTCCTGGAGCTCGGCGACGATCTCCTCGATCACCAGGCCGACGCGGACCTTGATCTCAGCCCGCACACCGACCTCACGCAGCACATCGACCGCCGCGTACATGTTGACGATTTCGGGAGAGCCGGTTGCCGCGAACGCCTCCGTGACACGCTCATGCGGCGAGCGCACGCCAAAGACCATCGGCATCTGCGAGAGCACATGCAGCACCGTGGCGTTCGCGCCCGTGCGCCGCGCCAGCCGCGCCGTCAGACGGGCATCGACGATCACGCTTTCATCGCCGCCAGCGCAGATCAGCACGCGCTCGATGTGCTCGGCGGTGCCGCGCACCAGCAGCGACGAGATCGGCAACTGCGCGCTCAGCGACGACCGGGGCCGCAGCAGCATCCAGCGCGACCAGCGCTCGCGCATCGGGCCGAACACGGCCAGATCGTAGTCGCCCGCCCGCGCCTCATTCAACAGCGCGCTATCGGCCTCCTCGACCGCGTTGACATGCCGAATCGCGGGCGCGAAGAGCTTCCCTGCCATCCGGCCAAAGAGATCGGCGGCGCGTACCGTATCCTGCATAGCCGTCAGCAGCGTCACCGTGACATCCGGGTCACGGGTGATCGGCGCGATATACTCGACCGCCTGCTGGCTCGCCACGGAGCCATCGATATAGATCAGCAGTTTAAGCATATTCTCTCGTTAGCCGGAGGTAGCTAGCCGCCTCCTCGTACCACCCATCGCCGGCGTCCATGCTCGGCGAACCGGCTGGCAATTCCCTGGTCTGTCCCCGCTTCAGGATACGAACGCTGTGGAACATCCCGAAGCATACCGGCCCCCAGCCTGAGCCTGTACTACGGCCAGAACAACAGCACCAGGGGTGTGATCAACATAACTGCAACAAACATGCCCAAAGTACGATTGTCGTGCATCACCAGGTTGAGCATCCCGATCACCACCCGCTCGTACAGCCGGTAGATCGTCAGCAGCACGATCAGCGACACCAGCGCGACGCTGACCATCTCGACCAGGACGATCGTAAACGCGGCGGGACCGCTCATCACCAGCGCGGCAAACAGCGTATCGATGAACGTCGTGATGTTTGCGCCCATGATGTAGGGCAGCATATTCTCACGCCGGATAAAGCCTTTCGCCGAGAGCGGAACCAGGATCGACAGCGACACCGAAACCGAGAGTGTGACCGACGTTACCGCCATGCCCAGGACGAACATCGCCATGGGACGGTAGACCAGCCGCCCGATCCCTTGAAACGCCGAGCGCTCGGCGCTCATCTCCGGCAGCGCGCGGTCGAGCAGGCTAAACGAAAGAAGCAGGGTGCCGATCCCCGCCAGGAAGATCAGCCATGGCAGCGAGCCAAGCCAGCCAGTGACAAAGGCCAGGATTGGATCGTAGATCACATCAAGAACGCCTGTCAACTGCGAGCCCTCCGCGAGCCTGAACCGATCCAGCCAGCCGCCGGTCAGCAGCCAGTAGCCGATCGCCATCGCCGGAAGGTAGATCGACGCGGTGACAACCAGGCACAGCACGCCGATGGCGATACTCGCGCCGCGCTTATGCCCGCGCAGATAATACAAGAAGCCCACGAAGAGCACGATAAACGACGCGCCCAGCCGCGAGCCGGTGATCATCGAGAACGTCTGCACATCGGTGATCACGTGCTGGTCGAAGAACGAGAGCGCAATCGCGGCGACCGGCGAGCCGCTCAGCACGCCGTAGGCGACCAGCCACCCGAAGCCGAGCGTATTGGTCGCGTTCTTGATGCCGAGCGTATCCTTGAGGAACGGGCCAAGCGGCCCGGCACCTTTTTTGAGCAGCTCAAGCGCCAGCACGAAAAAAAAGAGCGCCACGATTGCCAGCACGGTTTTACGCAGCCATGTCGGGAGCAGCGATCGTTTGTGCTGATTGGGCGACACAGGCGTTGGCTCAGCCGATTCGGCGACCAGCGGTGGCGTTTCAATATCCCGCATACCCATCTACCTGCCAGGTAGTCTGCCTTCAGCAATCAGGGGCACTGCTACCCGTATCTGAGCTATCAATCCAGGCTACAGCTCCAGCGGAAGCTGTCTACTCATCGTTTGATAGGAAACCATGCAAGAGGAATACCAGACCGCAACAGCACGGCGGATGATCGGCGCACGACGCATCACGCGATGACAGGAGGTACGCGCTGGCCTGAGCGGGCCGTCAGCAGAGCGATGCTTAATCTTGTTCGTCGATCGGTTCGGCCTTGCAGCGCGAACCGATCCACTCTGGCCTGGCCCGCGAGCCAGCGCTCATCCGAACAACCGGATCGAGCCGCTTGCCGCCACAGGCAGCGCCGTGCCGCCAGCGCCTCACCGCGTCAATCGGGCGGTGCCGCGTGCGCGCTTACGACGGCGATGGCACCGACGCTGGCTGAGCGCCCTGCCCGACCGCGCTCTTGTCGAGATCGATAGCGGCGTAGCGCGCGTGGGCGGGCACCGGAAACGCCGCGCAAAGATCGCGCACCTCGGCGGCGATACGCCGCTGGAGCTCGGCGTTTTCGATGTCGCGCAGCACCGTCGCAATCCAGTCGGCGATCTGCTCCATCTCCGACGGCCCGAAGCCACGGCTGGTGACGGCGGGCGTGCCCAGCCGCAGGCCACTGGTGATCATCGGCTTGCGCGGATCGAAGGGGATCGTATTCTTGTTGACGGTGATGCCGGCCTCGTCGAGCGCTTTCTCGGCCTTCTTGCCGCTGATCTCCTCGGTGCCCTGCGAGCGGCTGAGGTCGATCAGCATCAGATGATTTTCCGTGCCGCCTGAAACCAGCCGCAGGCCATGCTGCGTCAGCCGATCGGCCAGCGCGCGCGCATTCTCGACGATCCGCCGCTGGTAGTCCTTCCACTCCGGCTGGAGCGCCTCGCCGAACGCGGCGGCCTTGGCGGCGATCACGTGCATCAGCGGGCCGCCCTGCACGCCCGGAAAGACCGTGCGGTTAAGATTGTAGGTTTCGGCGATCTCCTGCGAGCTGAGGATCAGACCGCCGCGCGGGCCGCGCAGCGTCTTATGGGTGGTGGACGTAGTAAAGTGCGCGTGCGGAATCGGCGATGGATGCAGGCCAGCCGCGACCAGCCCCGCGATATGCGCGATGTCGGCCCAGAGCAGCGCGCCCACCGCGTCGGCGATTGCCCGCATGCGCTCGAAGTCGATGGTGCGCGGATAGGCCGACGCGCCCGACGTGATCAGCTTGGGCCGGACCTGCGTGGCGATCTCCAGCAGCGCGTCGTAGTCGATCCGCTCGGTTTCGCGATCGACGCCGTAGTAATGCACGTCGAAGTACATGCCCGAAAAATTGAGCGGGTGGCCGTGGGTCAGGTGGCCGCCCTGATCGAGCTTCAAGCCGAGGATCGTATCGCCGGGCTTGAGCGCCGCCAGGTAGATCGCCATATTGGCCTGCGCGCCCGAATGCGGCTGCACATTGGCAAACTCCGCGCCGAAGATCTGCTTGGCGCGCTCGATCGCCAGCGTCTCGACGACATCGACATACTGGCAGCCGCCATAGTAGCGCCGCCCAGGATACCCCTCAGCATACTTATTGGTCAGGATCGATCCCTGAGCTTCGAGCACCGCTTCGCTGACATAGTTTTCGGATGCGATCAGCTCGATGCCGTCGCGCTGACGGCGGGCCTCAGCCGCGATGGCCGCAGCAAGCTCAGGATCTTGGTGTTGTAGCGCAGAAAGTGCATGGGCCATAGGTTGCCTCCTTGCTCCGCGCTAGTGTACCACGTTTCGAGTTGCGAGTTCCAAGTCCCAGGTTTCGAGGCCCTCAGCCCCGGCCCTGCGGGGCCACCCCCTCTCCCGCTAACGTAGCACAGGGGAACTAGCCGCCTGGTTCTTGGTTCTTGCTTTGCCGGGTGCCCCTCGCGCCGACCGGCAGATAGATCGTGAAGGTGGTGCCGAGGCCGGGCGTGCTCGCGACATTGATCGTGCCGCCGTGACGCACAATGATCTGGTGGCAGATCGACAGGCCCAGCCCGGTGCCCATGCCTGCCGCCTTGGTGGTAAAGAACGGATCGAAGACACGCGCCTGGACTTCGGGCGGCATGCCGAGGCCGGTATCGACCACCGTGACGCTGACCGCGTCGGGCGCATCCTGGGTGATAATCTCCAGCGTGCCGCCGTCGGGCATGGCATCGATCGCATTGACGATCAAGTTCATCAGGACACGGCGCAGCTCCGAGGCGCTCCCCCGGATCAAATGGGTCGCATCAAGCTGAAGCTTCGATTGGGTCAGCTCTCGCCAGCGCGCCTGCGTCATCGCTACGGCATCGCGCACGATCACATTGATGTCTACCAGATCGGTGTACGGCCCGTGCTGCATGCGCCCAAACTCTTGCAGGCGCTTGATCATCGCGGCGCTATCGCGGGCCGCGCCCTCGATCGCCCGCAGCGTCGCGACCCGCTCAGGATCGGTTTCGTCGAGCAGCAACCACTGGCTATTGCCGAGCACGCTCGCCAGCGCATTATTGAAATCATGGGCAACTTCAGAGGCGAGCTCGCCGAGCAGACGCAGCTTGTCGATGCGGCCCACCTGCTCGTTTGTATGCTCAAGCTCCTGAAGCACCGCCTGCATCTCCGCAAGCGAGCCCTCGGCGTCGGCGCGCAAGATGCGCTCGCGCTCGAAGCGCCGTGCATGATCCACCGCCTGCGCGGCCTGCGTGGCGAATAGCTCCAGCAGGCGTTGATCGCGCTCCGTAAAACGCTTGGCGGGATCGGTCAGCGCGAGGCCGACGGTGCCCAACACCTGATCGCCGATCAGCAGCGGCACGCCCAGCACCGACAGCCACGGCAGCCCGGCGTAGGCGTCCGCCGGGTCCGGCCACTCCTGATAGTTGTCGAGGCGGATGCTCTGGCGCGTCTGTGCTACCCGTCCAAGCACGCCCTCACCCAGCTTGATGCGGGTATGGAGCAATTCTTCGGGAATGTTCACGCCGACGATCAGCTCCAACTCCTGAGTCGAGGGATCGAGCAGGCTGACGCCTGCGCTGGTCGATCCGATCAGCGCATGGGCGCGCTTGACGATCTGCTGTAAGATCTGCCACACATCCTGATCGAGCGACAGCGTGACCGCGTTGGCATAGACCGCTTCCATCTCGACGTTACGGCGGCGCACGTCCTCCAATAGCTGCGCGGTGTCGATCGCCTGCGCCGCCTGCGCCGCCAGCAGCTCGATCAGCCGCCGATCAGTTGGGCTAAACTGCTTATCGGCGCGGGTATGCGCCGTCAGCAGCGTCCCGATCACGCGATTGTCGGCGATCAGCGGCACGCCCAGCGCCGCGCTCAGCCGCGAAAAGTTGAAGTTGGGATCGCGCAGCGGCCACGTCGAATAATCCGAAACCAGATAGCTGCGTGTCGCCTTGAGCGTCTGCCCGACCAGACCCTCGTCGGCTCTGACGCGCGAGCCCAGCAGATGCGGCGGAAGGTTGACCCCGACTCGCAGCTCGGCCTCCTCGCCGTTGGGCAGCAGCAGATACAGCGATGTGCAATCGGCATCCAGCAGCGCGCAGGCCCGATCGACGATCGCTTGCAGCACAGCCTCAAGATCGTGGTGGGCGTTGATGTCGAGCGCGGTTTGATAGACCAGCTCCAGCTCGTGGCGGCGCTGTGCCTCCTGGGTGCGGAGATTGGCCTGGCGTAGCGCCACCGCCAGATGCTGCGCGACACGCTCCAGCAGCGCGATGTCCTCATGCTCCCAGCGCCAGCGCTGATAGCGCGAGACACCCAGCAGCGCTACCAGCGTACCCTCGACGATCACCGGAACCACCGCCAGCGCCACCAGGCCCTTCGCGATAAGCTGGCGGCGAAACGGCGAATGCGTCTCAGGATACTCGGTCAGATCGCTGAGGTAGAAGCTACGGCCATGCCGAAAGATCTCTAGCACCTGCGGGTCGAGAGCCGACAGCGGCACCTGCTGCGTCCTGTCCTCGCTGGACAGATGGTTCTGCGCCTGCCAGATGTTGAGCCGCAGCGTCTGATCGGCCTCGAACAGGCCAATCGCGCACACATCGACCTCCAGCAGCGCGCCCAGCTGCACCGCCAAGCGCTCCCAGACATCGCGCCAATGATCAGGCTGTGTCTGGTTGATCGCCGAGAGCAGCTTATTCAAGAACGATTCACGCTCACGTGCCCGCTGCGCCGCTTCGATCCGGCGGCTTTGCTCAAGCGCCGCCGCGATCTGCTCCCGCAGCGACACGACGATCTCGAAATCGCTCGTCGAGAGCGTCGCGCGCGACTCGATGCTCAACGTGCCCAGGATCGTGTGCTCATAGACCAGCGGCACGTAAATGCCCGACGTGATCCCTTCGGCCACGCCGAGATACCCCGGCTCGTCGTCGATATGTTTGATCAGCAACGGCTGCTGTTTGCGCAGGCATAGCCCGTTCAAGCCTTGATCGAGCTTGATGCGCGACGTTAGCCGCTGGTAATCGCCGCACCAGGAGCGGAGGCAGAGCGTATCATCCTGAAGCAGGAACAGCGAAACAAACTCGAAGTGAAGCTGATCGCGCAGCATCCGCACGATCGTCGCGCCCAGCGCATCGATGTCGAGCTGCGAGGCAA comes from the Herpetosiphonaceae bacterium genome and includes:
- a CDS encoding GAF domain-containing protein — its product is MSAHRPAPPAHVTLLNSCSSGGALSEDDADPLARLLNALASVADVAGLCATIQACLPNLIAHEWAALLLSLPELEVYCWQLDPPTSIEQVCVPAGIKPLFELTARLIGEDVRQAPEIVQVAARSCTALEGRYAVLPLSVADGSAVLCLGSGLVAAWREDEQRALTLASRSIQLSLQRMVANTRLQRMECNARLLDSIRAMIGHTLDLDSLLSQAVEQIALRYGYSLVSIYLLESDTLHCKHQVGYTNIIQRVPITTGIMARAVRQRQTIWVADVRGYPEFLAAMPGVMSEIAVPLYCEQTVYGVLNVESTHEQRLGPGDRALLESIAAELSVAIERIALYTATHRQAQQLAVIEQLRAAIASQLDIDALGATIVRMLRDQLHFEFVSLFLLQDDTLCLRSWCGDYQRLTSRIKLDQGLNGLCLRKQQPLLIKHIDDEPGYLGVAEGITSGIYVPLVYEHTILGTLSIESRATLSTSDFEIVVSLREQIAAALEQSRRIEAAQRARERESFLNKLLSAINQTQPDHWRDVWERLAVQLGALLEVDVCAIGLFEADQTLRLNIWQAQNHLSSEDRTQQVPLSALDPQVLEIFRHGRSFYLSDLTEYPETHSPFRRQLIAKGLVALAVVPVIVEGTLVALLGVSRYQRWRWEHEDIALLERVAQHLAVALRQANLRTQEAQRRHELELVYQTALDINAHHDLEAVLQAIVDRACALLDADCTSLYLLLPNGEEAELRVGVNLPPHLLGSRVRADEGLVGQTLKATRSYLVSDYSTWPLRDPNFNFSRLSAALGVPLIADNRVIGTLLTAHTRADKQFSPTDRRLIELLAAQAAQAIDTAQLLEDVRRRNVEMEAVYANAVTLSLDQDVWQILQQIVKRAHALIGSTSAGVSLLDPSTQELELIVGVNIPEELLHTRIKLGEGVLGRVAQTRQSIRLDNYQEWPDPADAYAGLPWLSVLGVPLLIGDQVLGTVGLALTDPAKRFTERDQRLLELFATQAAQAVDHARRFERERILRADAEGSLAEMQAVLQELEHTNEQVGRIDKLRLLGELASEVAHDFNNALASVLGNSQWLLLDETDPERVATLRAIEGAARDSAAMIKRLQEFGRMQHGPYTDLVDINVIVRDAVAMTQARWRELTQSKLQLDATHLIRGSASELRRVLMNLIVNAIDAMPDGGTLEIITQDAPDAVSVTVVDTGLGMPPEVQARVFDPFFTTKAAGMGTGLGLSICHQIIVRHGGTINVASTPGLGTTFTIYLPVGARGTRQSKNQEPGG
- a CDS encoding universal stress protein is translated as MLKLLIYIDGSVASQQAVEYIAPITRDPDVTVTLLTAMQDTVRAADLFGRMAGKLFAPAIRHVNAVEEADSALLNEARAGDYDLAVFGPMRERWSRWMLLRPRSSLSAQLPISSLLVRGTAEHIERVLICAGGDESVIVDARLTARLARRTGANATVLHVLSQMPMVFGVRSPHERVTEAFAATGSPEIVNMYAAVDVLREVGVRAEIKVRVGLVIEEIVAELQEGQYDLLVIGAHRSQTLVERLLLEDVTKDILGQSPVPVLVVKAVHV
- a CDS encoding ABC transporter substrate-binding protein — its product is MFRFVYRLMLLVVAMALLASCGSAPQTGTDTTGGSPAASGSPAASAAPAASAAPAASGSPATSAAPAATTGGTTASGEPIPIGVAVAQTSNVALLGQEQVVGAQIAEEFFNERGGVNGRPIKLIFQDTSGDEAGAINAFQTLINNNQVVAIVGPTLSQQAFAADPIAEQAKVPVLAPSNTAKGIPQIGEYIARVSAPVAVVAPNAVKAALDANPNIKKVAVFFAQNDAFSKSETVTFQQAVTDTFKLDLVTVQQFQTTDTDFTAQVTNALAAQPDLVIISGLAADGGNLVKQLRDLGYKGQIVGGNGLNTANIFPVCGAQCDGILIAQAYSYETANEINNEFRAAYKAKQTKEPPQFSAQAFAGVQVVVEALRELDTTSPLSSLALADLRNQLNQQILKGSYETPLGKISFTPEGEINQEQFYVAQIKMDPDGTNGTFVFVK
- a CDS encoding branched-chain amino acid ABC transporter permease; this translates as MNITLLLQQILNGLAIGGVYAIFALGYTLVFSILRIINFAHGAVFTLGAYFTYVLIGSRFGFNGVLANLAVPISLPFPVALLLGAILAGLCSVVVERLAFRPLRARGADPLLTLVSSLGVAVAIVNLIQYLVGAEIYTFPARILGGLPVAINFGSDTRPVPVRTVQIIIFAVSMVIVVLLTYLINGTNVGRALRAVSEDATTASLLGINTDRLILLTFFLSGFLGGIAGTLVGMSVSIAGPYFGIAFGLKGLAVIVLGGLGDIPGAVLAGFIIGLAESFVPAQYVAYKDAVAFALLFIMLLVRPQGLLGRAVVQKV
- a CDS encoding CBS domain-containing protein yields the protein MWICSLRYAAQGIGAQPFRRAAWPIDWEREIDDGDRSYLDEAASDCCAGLETTTLPAARHLMQERHIRRLPVVNAAGELVGIVTEGDIGKISAAPATDVRDYNLYHRAADLPLRDFMTREVVTVTPDTPITTVATLLRDHRIGGVPVLRGRRIVGVITASDLFCYLIAGQDLEVQEVAAI
- the glyA gene encoding serine hydroxymethyltransferase, which encodes MAHALSALQHQDPELAAAIAAEARRQRDGIELIASENYVSEAVLEAQGSILTNKYAEGYPGRRYYGGCQYVDVVETLAIERAKQIFGAEFANVQPHSGAQANMAIYLAALKPGDTILGLKLDQGGHLTHGHPLNFSGMYFDVHYYGVDRETERIDYDALLEIATQVRPKLITSGASAYPRTIDFERMRAIADAVGALLWADIAHIAGLVAAGLHPSPIPHAHFTTSTTHKTLRGPRGGLILSSQEIAETYNLNRTVFPGVQGGPLMHVIAAKAAAFGEALQPEWKDYQRRIVENARALADRLTQHGLRLVSGGTENHLMLIDLSRSQGTEEISGKKAEKALDEAGITVNKNTIPFDPRKPMITSGLRLGTPAVTSRGFGPSEMEQIADWIATVLRDIENAELQRRIAAEVRDLCAAFPVPAHARYAAIDLDKSAVGQGAQPASVPSPS